In Penicillium oxalicum strain HP7-1 chromosome I, whole genome shotgun sequence, a single window of DNA contains:
- a CDS encoding 4-formylbenzenesulfonate dehydrogenase TsaC1/TsaC2, which yields MTSSGSRLQGKVAIVTGAGSGFGAAIARRYGEEGAKVLVADINVQGGEQVAAQNSSDLKFQRMDVTRREDWEAIVDRAFSEFGRLDIVVNNAGTSYRNKPTVEVTEDEWERVFNVNVKSIYLAANVVMPKFIEQGQGGSMINISSTGASRPRPGLVWYNASKGAVTNATKGLAAEYGPHNIRVNSVAPLLSGTGLFSMFTGMEDTPENRQKFIGNVPLGRLTEVDDIANICLYLGSEEARFVNGTEMVIDGGKCI from the exons ATGACTTCATCCGGATCTCGATTACAAGGCAAAGTGGCCATTGTCACGG GAGCGGGCTCTGGCTTTGGAGCTGCCATTGCCCGACGATACGGCGAGGAAGGCGCAAAAGTCCTCGTTGCGGATATCAACGTCCAAGGAGGCGAACAAGTGGCCGCGCAGAACTCGAGCGATCTCAAGTTTCAGCGCATGGACGTGACTCGACGAGAGGACTGGGAAGCGATCGTGGATCGAGCCTTCTCCGAGTTTGGCAGATTGGATATCGTGGTGAATAATGCGGGGACAAGCTATCGCAATAAG CCTACCGTCGAAGTCACCGAGGACGAATGGGAGCGGGTCTTCAACGTCAACGTCAAGAGCATCTATCTCGCAGCGAACGTGGTCATGCCCAAATTCATCgagcaaggccaaggcggGTCCATGATCAACATCTCGTCGACGGGTGCCAGCCGTCCTCGTCCCGGCCTCGTCTGGTATAATGCTTCCAAGGGCGCCGTCACAAAT GCAACCAAAGGCCTGGCAGCCGAATACGGTCCGCACAACATTCGCGTGAATAGCGTCGCCCCTCTGCTCTCCGGTACAGGTCTGTTTTCCATGTTCACCGGCATGGAAGATACTCCCGAGAATCGCCAGAAGTTCATCGGTAATGTGCCTTTGGGTCGGCTCACAGAGGTAGATGATATTGCGAACATTTGTCTCTATCTCGGGAGTGAAGAGGCGCGCTTCGTCAATGGAACGGAGATGGTGATTGATGGTGGGAAGTGTATTTAG
- a CDS encoding putative voltage-gated potassium channel subunit beta, translated as MSDSLPEMQYRNLGRTGLKVSVISLGSWLTYGGHVGNETAFDCLKAAYEAGINFFDTAEGYSGGQSEILLGEAIKKFGWKQNDLVISTKLYWGGANGANPNKPLNNKGLSRKHIIEGMDLSLQRLNLPYVDIVYAHRPDRETPMEEVVRGFNHLINTGKAFYWGTSEWTASEIADAWRIADKLHLIGPCVEQPQYNLLARERVEKEYRWLYEAHGLGLTVFSPLKGGVLTGKYNDSTNPPPGSRLAESSDGYIQGLRKTVGDEGWKKQLAQVAALKPIAEELGVSTAQLSLAWIFKNPHVSSMIIGASRVEQVYENVRALAVVEKLTEEVLEKIEAAVGTKPAMEVTRF; from the exons ATGTCGGACAGTCTGCCGGAAATGCAATATCGGAACCTCGGCCGTACCGGTCTCAAGGTGTCTGTCATCTCGTTGGGAAGCTGGCTAACCTACGGTGGCCATGTGGGAAATG AAACTGCGTTTGATTGCTTAAAGGCGGCCTACGAGGCTGGCATCAACTTCTTCGATACTGCCGAAGGGTATTCTGGAGGTCAATCGGAGATTCTTCTGGGAGAAGCAATTAAGAAATTTGGCTGGAAGCAGAACGATCTGGTGATCTCGACCAAG CTCTACTGGGGCGGAGCCAATGGCGCCAACCCCAACAAACCACTGAACAACAAGGGCCTGTCAAGAAAGCACATCATTGAAGGAATGGATCTATCCCTCCAACGGCTCAACCTTCCTTACGTGGATATCGTGTACGCTCACCGACCGGACCGCGAAACACCCATGGAGGAGGTCGTCCGCGGCTTCAACCATCTCATCAACACCGGCAAGGCTTTCTACTGGGGTACTTCCGAGTGGACCGCCAGCGAAATCGCCGACGCCTGGCGCATCGCCGACAAACTCCATCTGATCGGTCCGTGCGTCGAACAGCCCCAGTACAACCTGCTGGCTCGCGAGCGCGTGGAGAAGGAATATCGCTGGCTGTACGAGGCTCACGGTCTCGGTCTGACCGTGTTTTCACCGCTCAAGGGCGGTGTTTTGACGGGCAAGTACAATGACAGCACGAATCCTCCGCCCGGATCGCGTCTGGCCGAGTCGAGTGATGGGTACATCCAGGGATTGCGCAAGACGGTGGGCGATGAGGGGTGGAAGAAGCAGTTGGCGCAGGTGGCGGCTTTGAAGCCGATTGCGGAGGAATTGGGAGTCTCGACGGCGCAGTTGTCTTTGGCTTGGATCTTTAAGAATCCTCATGTTTCTTCGATGATTATTGGTGCCTCTCGTGTGGAACAGGTGTATGAGAATGTGCGTGCGCTGGCCGTCGTGGAGAAGTTGACCGAGGAGGttttggagaagattgaggCGGCGGTTGGTACCAAACCTGCTATGGAGGTGACGAGATTCTAA